In the Candidatus Eremiobacteraceae bacterium genome, one interval contains:
- the pstS gene encoding phosphate ABC transporter substrate-binding protein PstS: MKTLTLKSIVAAGVIAGLVVPVAALADTQFLGAGATFPYPFFSRAFYAYSQEHAGITVNYASIGSGGGISQFTAKTVDFGASDVPMTKAEIDAAVAANGAVVQLPDTLGGIAIAYNVPGAPKHIKLQSKTLADIFLGKVTNWNDPEIASVNPGVKLPALAILVAHRADASGTSYHFTDYLSKVSPDWKSKVGAGKSVNWPTGVGAKGNEGVAGQLSNTPGAIGYIELAYALQNDISYVALQNKDGNYVLPSIDSIRAAASQKPEVSATDFSITDMSGKDSYPIAGYSWILVWKNQADPARGKQLTDMLKWLVTGGQQYAEKVNYVPLPDNVQQVALKAIGSIHN, from the coding sequence GTGAAGACTCTCACCCTCAAATCCATCGTCGCAGCCGGCGTCATCGCCGGCCTTGTCGTCCCGGTGGCCGCCCTCGCGGACACCCAGTTCCTCGGCGCCGGCGCCACGTTCCCGTACCCGTTCTTCTCGCGCGCGTTCTACGCGTATAGCCAAGAGCACGCGGGTATCACCGTCAATTACGCGAGCATCGGCTCAGGCGGCGGCATCTCCCAGTTCACCGCCAAGACGGTCGACTTCGGCGCATCCGACGTCCCCATGACCAAGGCCGAGATCGACGCTGCCGTAGCCGCCAATGGCGCCGTCGTCCAGCTGCCCGATACGCTTGGCGGCATCGCGATCGCGTACAACGTGCCGGGCGCTCCGAAGCATATCAAACTGCAGTCCAAGACGCTCGCCGACATATTTCTGGGCAAGGTCACGAATTGGAACGACCCGGAGATAGCGTCCGTGAATCCCGGCGTGAAACTCCCCGCGCTGGCGATCCTCGTGGCGCACCGCGCCGACGCCAGCGGCACGAGCTACCACTTCACCGACTACCTGTCGAAGGTCAGCCCTGACTGGAAATCCAAGGTCGGTGCGGGCAAGTCCGTCAATTGGCCGACCGGCGTCGGCGCAAAGGGCAACGAAGGCGTCGCGGGCCAGCTGAGCAACACGCCCGGCGCTATCGGCTACATCGAGCTCGCATACGCGCTGCAGAACGACATCTCGTATGTCGCACTGCAGAACAAGGACGGCAACTACGTGCTGCCGTCGATCGACTCGATCAGAGCGGCCGCATCGCAGAAGCCCGAGGTCAGCGCGACCGATTTCTCCATCACCGACATGAGCGGTAAAGACAGCTATCCCATCGCCGGATATTCGTGGATCCTCGTGTGGAAGAACCAAGCTGACCCGGCGCGCGGCAAGCAGCTCACCGATATGCTCAAGTGGCTGGTCACCGGCGGTCAGCAATATGCGGAGAAAGTGAACTACGTCCCGTTGCCGGATAACGTCCAGCAGGTGGCGCTCAAGGCCATCGGATCGATTCACAACTGA
- the pstC gene encoding phosphate ABC transporter permease subunit PstC gives MSQDSAELVTASPTAAARVARVHSSPVGDRVFMFLLYLSAWLVLAIVVALFLVLLQRSWPAISQVGLNAFTMLWDPGGGHFGVLTFIYGTIVTSAIALLVAGPIGIGAALFLAELAPRRLATPVAMLIELLAAVPSVVYGLWALFALTPAIRLFIGPSLQKTLGFLPAFQGPIYGVGFLAGGLVLAIMVVPTVAAISRDVFEAVPNDQREGMLALGATKWEMLTKAVLPFASSGVIGALVLGLGRALGEAMAVAMVIGNKPQIVASLFAPGYTMASVLANEFSEATGKVYISMLIEIGLLLFVVSLIVNVFARLLVWNASGRGSR, from the coding sequence ATGTCGCAAGACAGTGCCGAGCTGGTAACCGCGAGTCCGACAGCCGCCGCTCGGGTCGCACGCGTGCACTCCTCTCCGGTGGGCGATCGCGTGTTCATGTTCTTGCTCTATCTGTCCGCATGGCTCGTGCTGGCCATCGTGGTGGCGCTGTTCCTCGTCTTGCTGCAGCGATCGTGGCCGGCGATCTCCCAGGTCGGCTTGAACGCCTTCACGATGCTGTGGGATCCCGGCGGCGGCCACTTCGGCGTCTTGACGTTCATCTACGGCACGATCGTGACGTCGGCTATCGCGCTGCTCGTCGCCGGGCCGATCGGCATCGGCGCGGCCTTGTTCCTCGCCGAGCTTGCGCCGCGAAGGCTTGCGACGCCGGTCGCGATGCTCATCGAACTGCTTGCGGCCGTGCCGAGCGTCGTGTACGGGTTGTGGGCACTATTCGCGCTCACGCCCGCGATCAGACTTTTTATCGGACCTTCGTTGCAGAAAACACTCGGGTTTTTACCGGCGTTCCAGGGACCGATCTACGGCGTCGGCTTTCTCGCGGGCGGCCTCGTCCTAGCCATCATGGTGGTGCCGACTGTCGCGGCGATATCGCGCGACGTGTTCGAAGCCGTGCCCAACGACCAGCGCGAGGGCATGCTGGCGCTCGGGGCGACCAAGTGGGAGATGCTCACCAAGGCCGTGTTGCCGTTTGCGAGCTCCGGCGTCATCGGCGCGCTCGTCCTCGGCCTGGGCCGCGCGCTCGGTGAAGCGATGGCCGTGGCTATGGTCATCGGCAACAAGCCGCAGATCGTCGCATCGTTATTCGCGCCGGGCTACACGATGGCGAGCGTGCTCGCCAACGAGTTCTCCGAGGCGACCGGCAAGGTCTACATCTCCATGCTGATCGAGATCGGGCTGCTGCTGTTCGTCGTCAGCCTCATCGTGAACGTGTTCGCGCGCTTGCTCGTGTGGAACGCAAGCGGGCGGGGCAGCCGCTGA
- the pstA gene encoding phosphate ABC transporter permease PstA → MIDLKSTPIRKAWSGFMIVISALCAVACGAVLVTVVLYVVGKGYKALNWDFFTKLPLPVGMTGGGVANAIVGSFEIIGMASLFAVPIGVMAGIYLALFGRGQLAASVRFYSDVLTGMPSIAVGMFAYALVVIPSGHFSAQSAAVALSVIMLPIVVRTTEEAVRLVPGVIREGALALGIPAWKATLMVTVPVARAGIVTGVLLAIARVAGESAPLLFTAFGSQFWPHGLASPTAALPLIIFQYAISPYADWVQIAWGCALVLVALVFTLNLIARFAFSGRVSAN, encoded by the coding sequence ATGATCGATCTCAAGTCGACGCCGATCCGCAAGGCCTGGAGCGGTTTCATGATCGTCATCAGCGCGTTGTGCGCGGTGGCGTGCGGCGCGGTGCTCGTGACCGTTGTGCTCTACGTCGTCGGCAAAGGCTATAAGGCGCTCAACTGGGATTTCTTCACGAAGCTGCCGCTGCCGGTGGGGATGACCGGTGGCGGCGTCGCCAATGCGATCGTCGGTTCGTTCGAGATCATCGGCATGGCGTCGCTCTTCGCGGTGCCGATCGGCGTCATGGCCGGCATCTATCTGGCGCTGTTCGGACGCGGCCAGTTGGCAGCGTCTGTGCGCTTTTACAGCGACGTGCTCACCGGTATGCCGTCTATCGCGGTGGGCATGTTCGCCTACGCGCTGGTGGTCATCCCGAGCGGCCACTTCTCGGCGCAGTCCGCGGCCGTCGCGTTGTCCGTCATCATGCTGCCGATCGTCGTGCGCACGACCGAGGAAGCGGTGCGCCTGGTGCCGGGCGTGATCCGCGAGGGTGCGTTGGCGCTCGGCATCCCCGCCTGGAAGGCGACGCTCATGGTCACGGTCCCGGTCGCGCGCGCGGGCATCGTCACCGGGGTCTTGCTAGCCATAGCGCGTGTCGCCGGCGAATCCGCGCCGCTGCTGTTCACCGCTTTCGGCAGCCAGTTCTGGCCGCACGGTCTGGCGTCGCCGACCGCGGCCCTGCCGCTGATCATCTTCCAATATGCGATTTCGCCGTACGCGGACTGGGTGCAGATCGCGTGGGGTTGCGCGCTCGTCCTCGTGGCGCTGGTGTTCACGCTGAATCTGATCGCCCGATTCGCGTTCTCGGGCCGCGTGTCGGCGAACTGA
- the pstB gene encoding phosphate ABC transporter ATP-binding protein PstB, giving the protein MPATGTTNTATNLEVVGLNAYYGKHLAVKNVNMHFEPGAITALIGPSGCGKSTLLRCLNRMHEVIPNAYVEGEVLLDGHNLYESGVDPTDTRRRIGMVFQRPNPFPTMTIQDNVLAGVRLAGKPPGDATMEEIAEKSLRRAALWDEVKDKLQKAGTSLSGGQQQRLCIARALAVDPEVLLMDEPASALDPISTVKIEELMRELRGAYTIVIVTHNMQQAARCSDFTGFMLSGESATGELVEFDTTSKMFTTPKEKRTEDYITGRFG; this is encoded by the coding sequence ATGCCCGCAACCGGGACGACGAACACCGCGACGAATCTCGAGGTCGTGGGCCTCAACGCGTATTATGGCAAGCACCTCGCCGTCAAGAACGTCAACATGCACTTCGAGCCCGGCGCGATCACGGCGCTCATCGGCCCGTCCGGCTGCGGCAAGTCCACGCTGCTGCGATGCCTGAATCGTATGCACGAGGTGATCCCGAATGCGTACGTCGAGGGCGAAGTGCTGCTTGACGGGCACAATCTGTATGAGTCCGGCGTGGATCCCACGGACACGCGCCGGCGCATCGGCATGGTGTTCCAGCGCCCCAATCCGTTTCCGACGATGACCATCCAGGACAACGTGCTCGCCGGCGTCCGTCTGGCCGGCAAACCGCCCGGGGACGCCACGATGGAAGAGATCGCAGAGAAGAGTCTGCGCCGCGCGGCGCTGTGGGACGAGGTCAAGGACAAGCTCCAAAAGGCCGGCACGTCGTTATCGGGCGGCCAGCAGCAGCGCTTGTGCATCGCACGCGCGTTGGCGGTCGATCCCGAAGTGCTGCTCATGGACGAGCCCGCATCGGCGCTCGACCCGATCTCGACCGTGAAGATCGAGGAGCTGATGCGCGAGCTGCGCGGCGCCTATACGATCGTCATCGTGACCCACAACATGCAGCAAGCGGCGCGCTGTTCGGACTTCACCGGTTTCATGCTCTCGGGCGAGTCCGCGACGGGCGAATTGGTGGAGTTCGACACCACGTCGAAGATGTTCACCACGCCAAAAGAAAAGCGAACAGAAGATTACATCACCGGGCGATTCGGTTAA
- a CDS encoding TonB-dependent receptor → MKRISVAAGLLAAAFLFLAPAIASADTYSIKGKVVDAATGLPLVNVKLTTVGPTSATQTTNDLGRFQFDGLAAGTYSLQMVLAGWDNTVSEEFTVGGSFSLPLVLAMQRTTQNSQIRTLGRTTVTAAASLQKATVIYKQVSGNTLQRQGITRTGDALRAMGGVDNVSSDSPSFGDDVTLAIRGIGELETVSLIDGHPVALGQGGLNYEISPSFALRAVNVVYGAGGGDLYGVDAIGGVVDMQTLDPTRQQQIVYTQGYGTFNKLTSALTATGSLYGDRWGYAVALGTQGMNGSIRNTVFFQPAAAFDPSVNPAVAPAVAAFDNYPVNSNIANRSELYKLRYGLGNNAHLTAVALASYYWDNKTGNGDGDFLPMDTAMAEGNNHLASYSPAGNAPPFNALNPPDCPAGQFVGTGTGGNAYGYGLDGVTPDGGVTCVTPTQWANINYGWQGAGPAWQAFNNQDYQLRFDAEMGHNTLNIDGFSDVYYHTYDRTNELPYLLVPPATPLGAGCNPSCTLASNPYWYNNGVTNSGVVGTYNIVGENNEFGLGAYYNNTASRNATLGPPVTGNIADETSAFFRDSWHPESSPITTYVSAYFKHSTLTNTSFIDPRIAFVGTKPNDVFRAAFGYTSTQPTLDDVDSPFSASAPGSLAGNVRCGTLNSIGSGGNPNAGPERASDTEFSWGHRFGEGDSAFQLSLYSEPIWNALYTQTIPVQSFPSSFFGPGGLASLAAYQTIYTTSCGGTPTQALAFLGVDGVVNIGTAQAEGIDLQGRQRITPSFFIDYGYATNSSEPLSVPLSVLQGNLTTVPGSQFPGIPLHKANFALDLTLAKIVELRSETYFVDANNPKNAPAYNYTNFIASVNTGQRGVFNVVVDNLFQQMTFPMGLIGDGVPHALNQFAGPSDYTPLIGAGATEWFGNTPRTIEFIYSYKLK, encoded by the coding sequence TTGAAGCGGATTTCCGTTGCCGCCGGCTTGCTCGCCGCGGCCTTTTTGTTTCTTGCGCCGGCGATCGCGTCGGCTGACACGTACTCGATCAAGGGCAAAGTCGTGGACGCCGCCACCGGCCTTCCGCTCGTCAATGTCAAGCTCACGACGGTTGGCCCGACAAGCGCGACGCAGACCACCAATGACCTCGGCCGCTTCCAGTTCGACGGACTCGCCGCGGGAACGTATAGCTTGCAGATGGTGCTCGCGGGATGGGACAATACGGTTTCCGAGGAGTTCACCGTCGGCGGAAGCTTCTCGCTGCCGCTGGTCCTCGCCATGCAGCGCACGACCCAGAACAGCCAGATCCGCACGCTCGGCCGGACGACCGTCACCGCTGCGGCGTCTCTCCAAAAGGCCACCGTCATCTATAAGCAAGTATCCGGCAACACGCTGCAGCGTCAAGGCATCACGCGCACGGGCGACGCGCTGCGCGCAATGGGCGGCGTCGACAATGTCAGCAGCGACTCCCCGAGCTTCGGCGACGACGTGACGCTCGCGATCCGCGGCATCGGCGAGCTCGAAACGGTATCGCTGATCGACGGTCATCCGGTCGCGTTAGGACAGGGCGGCCTGAACTACGAGATAAGCCCATCATTCGCGCTGCGCGCCGTCAACGTCGTCTACGGCGCCGGCGGCGGCGACCTGTACGGCGTCGATGCGATCGGCGGCGTCGTCGACATGCAGACGCTGGACCCGACGCGGCAACAGCAGATCGTGTACACCCAAGGCTACGGCACCTTCAACAAGCTGACGAGCGCGTTGACCGCGACCGGTTCGCTCTACGGCGATCGCTGGGGGTACGCCGTGGCGCTCGGCACGCAAGGCATGAACGGTTCGATCAGAAACACGGTGTTCTTCCAGCCGGCAGCGGCGTTCGACCCCAGCGTCAACCCCGCCGTCGCGCCGGCGGTCGCAGCCTTTGACAACTATCCCGTCAACTCGAACATCGCGAACCGCTCGGAGCTGTACAAACTGCGCTATGGCCTCGGCAACAACGCGCACCTCACGGCGGTCGCACTGGCCAGCTATTACTGGGATAACAAGACCGGCAACGGTGACGGCGACTTCCTGCCGATGGACACCGCCATGGCAGAAGGCAACAATCATCTCGCGAGCTACTCGCCGGCCGGTAACGCACCGCCGTTCAACGCGCTCAATCCACCCGACTGCCCCGCGGGCCAGTTCGTCGGTACCGGCACCGGCGGAAACGCCTATGGGTATGGACTCGACGGCGTGACGCCAGACGGGGGCGTCACCTGCGTGACGCCGACTCAGTGGGCGAACATCAACTACGGCTGGCAGGGTGCGGGCCCTGCGTGGCAAGCGTTCAACAACCAAGACTATCAGTTGCGCTTCGATGCCGAGATGGGCCACAACACGCTGAACATCGACGGCTTCTCGGACGTCTACTACCACACGTACGACCGCACGAATGAGTTGCCGTATCTACTCGTGCCGCCGGCGACACCGCTTGGCGCCGGCTGCAATCCGTCGTGCACGCTCGCGTCCAACCCGTATTGGTACAACAATGGTGTGACTAACAGCGGCGTCGTCGGCACCTACAACATCGTCGGCGAGAACAACGAGTTCGGCTTGGGCGCGTACTACAACAACACGGCGAGCCGCAACGCGACGCTCGGCCCCCCCGTCACGGGCAACATCGCCGACGAGACGAGCGCCTTCTTCCGCGACTCGTGGCATCCGGAGAGCTCGCCGATCACCACATATGTCAGCGCGTATTTCAAGCACTCGACGCTGACCAACACCTCGTTCATCGATCCGCGCATCGCGTTTGTCGGGACCAAGCCCAACGACGTGTTCCGGGCTGCGTTCGGATACACCAGCACGCAGCCGACGCTCGACGACGTCGACTCGCCCTTCTCGGCGTCTGCCCCGGGTTCGCTCGCAGGCAACGTGCGCTGCGGCACGCTCAATTCGATCGGCAGCGGCGGCAACCCGAACGCCGGGCCCGAACGCGCCAGCGACACGGAGTTCAGTTGGGGGCACCGTTTTGGCGAAGGCGACTCGGCCTTCCAGCTCTCGCTGTACTCCGAGCCGATCTGGAACGCGCTCTACACGCAGACGATACCGGTGCAGAGCTTTCCGTCGAGCTTCTTCGGACCCGGAGGCCTTGCCAGTCTCGCAGCGTACCAGACGATCTACACCACGAGCTGCGGCGGAACGCCGACGCAAGCGTTGGCGTTCCTGGGCGTCGACGGCGTCGTGAACATCGGCACCGCCCAGGCCGAAGGCATCGACCTACAGGGCCGCCAGCGCATCACGCCCAGCTTCTTCATCGACTACGGCTACGCGACGAACTCGAGCGAGCCGCTCAGCGTTCCGCTGAGCGTCCTGCAAGGCAACTTGACGACGGTGCCCGGGTCACAGTTCCCTGGCATCCCGCTGCATAAGGCCAACTTCGCGCTCGACCTCACGCTCGCCAAGATCGTCGAGCTGCGCAGCGAGACCTATTTCGTCGATGCGAACAATCCGAAGAACGCGCCCGCATATAACTACACCAACTTCATCGCCTCGGTCAACACGGGCCAGCGCGGCGTGTTCAACGTCGTCGTCGACAATCTGTTCCAGCAGATGACGTTCCCCATGGGCCTGATCGGCGATGGCGTGCCGCACGCGCTCAACCAGTTCGCCGGACCGTCCGACTACACGCCCCTGATCGGCGCCGGTGCGACCGAATGGTTCGGGAACACGCCGCGCACTATCGAGTTCATCTACAGCTACAAGTTGAAGTAG
- a CDS encoding alkaline phosphatase family protein yields MIAIGTSAAAAATLPDGRSVTPAGFTTPVEGFASSETLSPDGALLAVLSQDGGAIDVIAVGEHTQLVQRLAVPWATAMTWTKDGLYVSRGYSGAIAQFGYDASSATAPLTSKGADLQVGGLLNGIAEDPATHRILVARTADREVAVLDAQTGAVLTRLAASGQPFEVGFVRGTIVATLYDSDHVDAWPAGAARATHISTGPHPTALLVDGDKAFVADADGHDVCVIDGGALKVTRRLELGLTADQPPGQTPSGMALSADRTHLFVAESGFNDVAVVDLDSGKVAGRIPAAWYPMAVVFVAGPTIDDDPRIKPQLFIVSAQGLGSQPDPGSEWNGVYTGLVQHLVVEPARFAQWSAIVARDDRIGASARVAAAALPSIKHFVFIVRENKHFDEVFGDVPAANSDPLLCLYGRKFTPNAHALADRYVLLDNFMGNGEKSDFGHSWTTQGLANDYLERNVHTPDDAATKGDARVAGSIWPVYLYGEDAIPVATMDFDWFQDLSALPHGPRVNVSAVFGPRGELIDELRSRGVSFRVYGEQMTMQPSGRIAPGLAAHASRDYPGAHIDFAILDTVRAKMFLDDVNKNGLAQYSYLTLPTDHTAGTDPGFYTPASYVASNDVALGQIIAGLSKRPDWRDTVVFVTTDDPQGTGDHVDSHRQPALFIGPYVRRGYVDHTRYSITSVLRTVEVLFGLDPLNIYDAMSTPLLDGLASSPAVARYDSLPSNIPMTRNPGKPKSTSIMLDGPGSIRIPNQEWASINGTSSLHAHLAYLRSLGVVLAAGPDDR; encoded by the coding sequence GTGATCGCGATCGGTACGTCGGCAGCCGCCGCCGCGACCCTGCCCGACGGCCGCTCCGTGACGCCGGCGGGCTTCACCACGCCGGTCGAAGGTTTCGCCTCGTCAGAAACGCTCTCGCCGGACGGCGCGTTGCTCGCGGTGCTTTCGCAAGACGGCGGCGCGATCGACGTCATCGCCGTCGGCGAGCATACGCAGCTCGTCCAACGCCTCGCCGTGCCCTGGGCGACGGCGATGACCTGGACCAAGGACGGGCTCTACGTCTCGCGCGGCTACAGCGGCGCCATCGCGCAGTTCGGTTACGACGCCAGTTCCGCCACGGCCCCGCTGACGTCCAAGGGCGCCGACCTGCAGGTCGGCGGCCTGCTCAACGGCATCGCCGAGGATCCGGCGACGCATCGCATTCTCGTCGCGAGAACCGCGGATCGCGAAGTCGCCGTGCTCGACGCGCAAACGGGAGCCGTCCTGACCCGGCTCGCGGCGAGCGGCCAACCCTTCGAGGTCGGCTTCGTGCGCGGCACGATCGTCGCGACGCTGTACGACTCGGATCACGTGGACGCGTGGCCCGCCGGCGCGGCGCGCGCGACGCATATCTCGACCGGACCGCACCCCACCGCGCTGCTCGTCGACGGCGATAAAGCGTTCGTCGCCGACGCCGACGGCCATGACGTCTGCGTGATCGACGGGGGTGCGCTGAAGGTGACGCGCCGCCTCGAGCTCGGCTTGACGGCCGATCAGCCGCCCGGCCAGACGCCCTCTGGGATGGCGCTCTCCGCCGACCGCACGCACCTGTTCGTGGCTGAATCCGGCTTCAACGACGTCGCGGTCGTCGACCTCGACAGCGGCAAGGTCGCCGGGCGCATCCCGGCGGCTTGGTATCCGATGGCGGTCGTCTTCGTCGCGGGCCCGACGATCGACGACGACCCGCGCATCAAGCCGCAGCTCTTCATCGTCAGCGCCCAGGGTTTGGGATCGCAGCCGGATCCCGGATCGGAGTGGAACGGCGTCTACACGGGTCTGGTCCAGCACCTCGTCGTCGAGCCGGCGCGCTTCGCGCAGTGGTCTGCCATCGTCGCGCGCGACGATCGCATCGGCGCCTCGGCGCGGGTCGCGGCAGCGGCGCTCCCTTCGATCAAGCATTTCGTGTTCATCGTGCGCGAGAACAAGCACTTCGACGAGGTGTTCGGCGATGTACCGGCGGCGAATTCTGATCCGCTGCTGTGCCTGTATGGGCGCAAGTTCACGCCCAACGCGCACGCGCTCGCCGACCGGTACGTGCTGCTCGACAATTTCATGGGCAACGGCGAGAAAAGCGATTTCGGGCATTCGTGGACCACGCAGGGTCTGGCGAATGACTACCTCGAGCGCAATGTCCACACGCCGGATGATGCGGCGACCAAGGGCGACGCGCGGGTGGCGGGATCGATCTGGCCCGTCTACCTGTACGGAGAGGACGCCATCCCGGTCGCGACGATGGATTTCGATTGGTTCCAAGATCTATCCGCGCTGCCTCACGGACCGAGAGTCAACGTCAGCGCCGTCTTCGGTCCGCGCGGGGAGCTCATCGACGAGCTGCGCAGCCGCGGCGTGTCCTTCCGCGTCTACGGCGAGCAGATGACGATGCAGCCGAGCGGCCGCATCGCGCCCGGGCTGGCAGCCCATGCGTCGCGCGACTATCCAGGCGCGCACATCGACTTCGCGATTCTCGACACCGTGCGCGCGAAGATGTTCCTTGACGACGTGAACAAGAACGGGCTTGCGCAATACTCGTACCTGACGCTGCCCACCGACCACACGGCCGGCACCGACCCGGGGTTCTACACGCCCGCCTCGTACGTCGCGAGCAACGACGTGGCGTTGGGACAGATCATCGCCGGCCTCTCGAAGCGGCCGGACTGGCGCGATACCGTCGTGTTCGTGACGACCGACGATCCGCAGGGCACCGGCGATCACGTCGACTCGCATCGCCAGCCGGCGCTGTTCATCGGACCATACGTGCGCCGCGGGTACGTCGACCACACCCGCTACAGCATCACGTCCGTCTTGCGGACGGTCGAAGTGCTCTTCGGCCTGGATCCGCTGAACATCTACGACGCGATGTCGACGCCGTTGCTGGACGGACTTGCGAGCTCGCCGGCCGTGGCGCGCTACGATTCGCTTCCTTCGAACATACCGATGACGCGCAATCCGGGCAAGCCGAAAAGCACATCGATCATGCTTGACGGACCCGGCTCGATCCGCATACCGAACCAAGAGTGGGCGTCGATCAACGGCACGTCGTCGCTGCACGCACATCTAGCGTATCTGCGCTCATTGGGAGTCGTGCTGGCCGCCGGTCCGGACGACCGATAG
- a CDS encoding ATP-binding cassette domain-containing protein: MAERAPLETKIEVNKVSVWYGETQALRGVTFDVASKTTTALIGAGGCGKTTLLRALNRMHDLNPDARVQGSIKIDGAEILGQGVDTARLRRSVGMVFAHPTMLPSSVEDNATFGLVAQGVRDERILRDAAERALRRASLWDRLGGDLGVPASSLPDDLQQRLCIARALAVDPDVLLFDDPTALLDPIAALAVEDVIARLRRDHTIIIATNDLQQAARLADITIYMADAEIVESGDTPLIFNKPADRRTEAFLAGRSS; this comes from the coding sequence ATGGCCGAACGCGCGCCGCTCGAGACCAAGATCGAAGTCAACAAAGTCAGCGTCTGGTATGGCGAAACACAGGCACTGCGCGGCGTGACATTCGACGTCGCATCGAAGACGACGACCGCGCTGATCGGCGCCGGTGGTTGCGGCAAAACCACGTTGCTGCGCGCGCTCAACCGGATGCACGATCTCAACCCCGATGCGCGGGTGCAGGGCAGTATCAAGATCGACGGTGCGGAGATCCTTGGACAGGGCGTGGATACCGCGCGCCTGCGGCGCAGCGTCGGCATGGTGTTCGCTCATCCCACTATGCTGCCGAGCAGCGTCGAAGACAACGCCACCTTCGGCTTGGTCGCGCAAGGGGTGCGCGACGAACGCATCCTCCGCGACGCGGCCGAGCGCGCGCTGCGCCGAGCCTCCCTCTGGGACCGGCTAGGCGGCGACCTGGGCGTGCCGGCGTCGTCGCTGCCGGACGATTTGCAGCAGCGCCTATGTATCGCCCGTGCGCTGGCAGTCGATCCCGACGTGCTGCTCTTCGACGACCCCACGGCGCTGCTCGACCCGATCGCCGCACTGGCGGTTGAGGATGTGATCGCTCGATTGCGGCGCGATCACACGATCATCATCGCCACCAACGACTTGCAGCAGGCTGCCCGGCTCGCGGACATCACGATCTACATGGCCGACGCCGAGATCGTCGAGTCGGGCGATACGCCGCTCATCTTCAACAAGCCGGCCGACCGCCGCACCGAAGCGTTCTTGGCGGGCCGCAGTTCGTGA